The DNA region ATCTAAAAAATTAGGAATATTACATTCACTTTCGATTTTTTTAATTAAATCATAAAGAAAGTTATCATCATCCTGGCTAGTATTAATATTGCTCCACCAATCACTACATTTATTCTCGTCTAATATTCTTTGTAAATCTTTTAGATTAGGAAAAGCTGATTTAATAACTTCTCTAAATTTTTGTAATTCCCGCATTTAAAGTAACCTAAATATTAATTATTGTTTATTGTATCGATTATAAAAATTTTTCAATGTTGAATTATTTGGTTTTGCTTGATATAATATTTCTAAAAAAATACTCGTGTTACCGTCACTTTCGATTTTTTTAATTAAATCATAAAGAAAGTTATCATCATCCTGGTTAGCATTAACATTTCTCAACCAATTATTACATTCATTCTCGTCTAATATTCTTTGTAAATCTTTTAGATTAGGAAAAGCTGATTTAATAACTTCTCTAAAATCTCTTCGTTCTTTTGTACTTAATTCTTTAGGCAATGTTTCTTTATTTTGTTTATTTATCTCTTTTAGTTCATTTATATCCTGAAAGATTTGACAACTATAGCATTGAATATTAGGGTCATTATCATGAGGTTTGCCCATGATTACTTCAGGTATAAACTTAGTTTTAGCAGCTTCAGGCAGACTATTAAAAGTTTCTTTATCAACATAAAAATAACCAGCTTTATCTATTCCAATAAGTCGTGACACTGTTACTAATACATTATCTCCTATTATTCGATCAAGCCCGGATTCAGATGAATTAAAGATAACATTACCTGTTGCCGCACCAATTCTAAAAATTCGCTTTCTTTTGTTTGGTTCTTGATTATCTTTTTCTTTAACTAACTTGCAAAAATATTCTACAAATTGATGGGCATCATTAACTTCTTGAAATGAGACACGATAAGCATCTCCACCTAAAGGTTGAATCTCTTCATACTCAGAATTAGAATTTTTAGTAACTAAATCGAAGCTCTCTTTAACTAAGTTTTTAATCTGAAGTATAAAGTGTGGTGTTAATTCTACTCCTCCGTTTCTCTCAATTGGATTAGTATAAGTTGAAGATTTAACTAAATCAAGATGAATTATAGTTAATCTAACATTTTTACCAGTAGATGAATTTAGCATAAAATACCTATTTTACTTTTTTTTAAAAGTAATTACAATCTATGAAAAGTAATTAAACTGATCAATATAGAACAAGGAATTACCAAAATAGAAGCAATTAATAAATATAGAGCGTATGTAAAAACTTGATATTTTAAAAATGCAATTCGTGAATTAATAGTAATCTGTTCAACAATATCAATATACTTTTTTTCATCTATTATATTACTCCCTATCTTAAAATAATGCTGATCCAGCGCCTCTAATAATTCCCTTGGAGTATATTTCTGCAAACTTCCATAAAACCATAAATTATCATTCTGACTAGGTTTCCTATTTAGTGGTAAGACACGCTCTAAATTTGTCTTTGGAAGAAAAGATAAAGAACAAATTAAAGAACAAAGACAAAGTAGAATAGTTGTTAAAAACAATCCAATTTTTAATGAATTAGGTATACTCTGTGTTGTGCCTAAAATAGTTATAGTTGCAGTAATGGCAGCACCAGAAAAAGCAAGCAGAATACCATTTTTAGCCTCTGCAAATTTAAGCCAGTCATTGACATTCTGGAAAATTGCTATGAGCTTAGAAGAAATTTCATCCATAAAAACATCACTTATCTGGTTTAGTTATAAATTTATTGAAACTACTCTAATAATGCAAATAGGCAAGTCTTATTTGCAATCACTTCAGTCCTTTGATTCACTAAATGAAGTTTGTTCATTAACTTTCAGCCATTGTTCTATAAGCTCCACCACAACATGACTCATCTTTACACCACGCAAAGCACAAGCAGCATGGAATTGTTTTTTGAGGTCATCTGGAATACTAATTTGCATAACTGCTAGTCCAAAAGCACATACAAAACTACAAATGTACAGACACATACTGATACTAGCAGCCTCAAGCATATTAACGATAGTAGTTAAACTTAAGCAGAATCAAAAGCTTTTGCTAAAAACTTGCTGTTTCCGTGATCTGGCTTAGATTTCAGCCTTAGCGAATTATTACGGAGATTTGTGAAAAAAGAGAAACCTGTATTTACACTTATACACAATCAGACTTAGCTATGATGCTCAACGAAGAAAGACTTGCGCTATTTTACCTCTGAATCCCCTGCATCCTATCCTTCGCCAAAACCTCATCAAGTTTGTTATTCACACTCTCGAAATCTTGTAAGATTTTTGGAGTAACTTTGTTAATCTGTACTTGCTGTGATTTGACATCCAAAATCACATCGCCGTTTTTGTGAGCGATCGCCCAGTCTTTCTGATGTGCATTGAAGGTAATATCGTAAATCTTACCCTGGACACGAGTGGAACCATCTGGCTGTTGTTGTCCCAAAGTAGACACGATTTTATGAGCAATCTGGGCGATTCGGTTAACTGTGTCTTTTTGCATTGCCTCCATTGCTTGAGGTGATAGCTGTCCCGTAGCCTTGAACTGGGACGCAATTTCAGCGATTCTCTCCTTATATGGTTCGGGCTTGCCTAAATGATTAGCTGTCTGCCACCACACGCGTAAGTTTTCTATTGTGATTGGTTGCCTGGGTACTGCTTTTAATTCAGTTGTACTGGTTTGCGGTGGTGGCTGCGATTGTGGTATTTGGGGTGATGCCATAAATTGCGGCTGTGGCGGGTTGAGGTGTTTTGGTCTATCTGGCAGCGATCGCACGTTCTTTTCATATTCAGACCCAGACTCAATTACCTGACCAAATTTCAGGGTCATCGTTGCCAATACTGACTCAGGGATTGATGAGTTAGCCAAATTAAAAACCGCCAACCGCTTCTAAAAGTTTGGACAAAGTTACCCACAAGTGGATAATTTAGACAAACCCAACTACGCGGTATAAGTTCGCTCAACTAGAAGTGCGTTGCACGCTTGCTCTGGACAAAGTTCTCCGACCATCGCTTGACCACTAGTTCCCAGTTAGAGATACTGAAATAATCATGACGAGATGATATTTCAGCACAAGACTTAAGAATGCTATTCAATTGATACCACAGGCTCCATACGTGCTTTCCATCCTTCACGGAGAGATAGGCGGTTATGGATCCGGGAATATTTTCAGTCAATCGCATCCCCCGACGGGCAGTAGCGATCGCCGCAGCACAGTCGGAAGATAGCCCATATTGTCGGGCATACTTCACCATACCAATGAGACTGGTATAGGCTGGATTGACTTTCATTAAGTAAATGCCACGATTGCTGGAAATACTGTTTAGTAATTGGTAAAAACGACTATATGCCCAACCCGACAGCATCCGAGCATACTTTCTCCCACGTTCTCCCAGTTGCTCTTTCTTGGTAGAAAAGTCTAATTTTTCACAAACAATTGGACAACAGAAAGTCTGAGCTAATCTCGCCAGTTGTAAGCAAGCATGAACAATCTGAGCGTCTTGTTTACCTGATGGTAATCCCATCAGCATTGGAATTTGCCCATGTGCTTTAAGATTACCATCTTTATCAATGTATGCCCAACCAATGGAGCCAGGATTGAGATCAATCCCAATGCAGCCATAAGCAGAATGCCGGGAAACTCGATTGACTGGTACTGGTGTAAATTGTACTGCTGCATTCCATTTGTTGTGCTTGCGGAAGAAATGCCATGTTTTAGCTCCATCCTTGGGCAATCTGTTGATATTACGCTCAAAGTTGCCTAACTTAGTTATGACTTGTTTACCAAACTGTGATTCTAGACAAGCTGGGACACGGAATTTTAGAGTCTGACCATCCCATTGACAAACTTGATTACCAAAGCTTTCATCCTTGGAACCAACTATAAATATTTGATTTTTAGGAATAACTGTTTGAATGGGTGCTGTTTTTAAGTGTTCTATTTGTTGAGCTAATTTGTAAGCCCGACGTTTTTTATGGTGAATTTGAAAGCGTAAGTTGTTCCAGTTAGTTTTACGGAACTTTAAAGAACAAGATAGTGGAAAGCGACATCCTGTTTTAGAATTACGCCAATTCTTTTTAGCGTAAAATTTAGCCGAATCAGATAATTTCTTCTCTGATTTTGTAATCCAAGAGTTGAGCGATTTTAGTTTACCTTCCAATGTTTTGATATGGAGCTTGCGGCTTTCTTTAGAAGCATCAACCGCACCCTGAGCATAGCTGATTACACCATTGGCGTGGCGTTTAGCAATGCCGTAGGTTTTTTGTAAATGAGTGTTCCACTTTGATTTATTAAATGATTGAGTGGATAAAATATGATTAGCTGTTTCACACGCTGCTTTATGGAATACCGAACTGTAAGCAGCCAAAAACATCTCAAATTCTGTGAGTCCTAAACTATTTAATTCTTCTGCTGGAGTTGGCAATCCTTTAACATACGTGAGAAATGGCATTTATCACCTCGTCAATTATCTTTCAAAACTCTCGGTTTTACTACAAAATACTTACCCCGCCAAATAACTCACCACCTGCGGATCTCAGAGTTCATTTGCTATTTTCTGGAGGCTCAAGTTCTACTTCCAGATAAGAAAGTGCAGTATCAGCATCACCAATGGTTAAATCTGGCTGATACTCAAGTGTTAAATAATCGGGGTGTTTGGCAATTTCTTTCAGGATGAATTTACCCGCGTCAACTAAATCGTGCAGAGATAGATAAGGCGGCTGGGTGAGTTTTTCATCAGTGGATTCAGTTGATATAAAAGTGACACCAACTGCGTTTAATTCGTGCTTTAGTGATTCAACTTGGCGCAAGTAGCTGTTAATTTCTGTCTCTAAAACTGTTTTTAATTCCTGCGGCGAAAGCAGTTTTATGTCATCCTCAATCCGTGTTTCATCATCTTCAGTGTTTTTGTTTGGTAACAGAATGTAACGCCATCCTGTACCGTATTCGTCTGCTAAGTATGTGTCTTCGGCATAATATTTCATACCGATAATTTGACCCCGTTCTGTGCGTTGTCCAAAGCCAAACCGAGGGTATTGCCAAACCGGAGGAATCGAGATTGTAGGTTCCATCGTTTTAGTTAGTGAATGAATGATTGGGGAAGGGGGAAAGGGCAAGGGGGAAGGGAATAAAGAACTATCCTTTAACCTTTCCCCTTTAACCCTTTCCCTGATTTACGCTGCAATATCGGGTGTTGCGTTGGTCATACTTGCAGCTAAGAAAAAGTAATCGAGTGCCACTGCTGCGTTCAACGGTTTGGCGTACTGCTTCTCGTCTACTTCGTTTGTCCAATACATGATGTGTTGAAACACCAGACCCAGCATTGATTCACCTTTGTAAACACGGTAGATTTTGGGGCAAGCTCCATAGCAGTAGACCAGCGTGTAGCCTGAGATTTCGATTAACTCTGCGTTTGGGTTTGAGGGTGACAAAAGTATCGGTTCGCAACAATCACCCCAGTCAGGATCTTGAAAAAATGACATAGTTACTTTGTGCCATGATTTTTCTAGCGTTTTCGTTGTATTTGCGATCGCTGTTTGGCTGTTGAGTAAACAGCAATCGCTTTTCATACGTTTGATAGTTACGCTGCTACAGGTTGTCTGATTCCCAACAGTGCAATCGCTGCATCAATACTGTCAGTTGTACGACTACCCCCCAATGGTCTTTGTCGGCTGTACCATTGATCCGCGCGGTTGTATCCCACAAAGCCTACCCGTCGGTTGTTGAAATATAGGGTGGTGCTGAAGGAAAGCCAGTCAATCTCTCCGTGAGTTAAGCCGTATTTTTGACAAGCTGCTTCAAGTTCATCGCTGAGGCGGTCGTTGCGTTCTCTGGGGGTTTCTCTTAGGGTGGCTTTAACTTCTGCAACTCTTTTGGCGAACCAGTTGCGCTCGAATGGTAGCCGTCCACCGTCGAAAAACTGCACCCATACAGTGATTCCGGCTTCTATCCAGATGGTGCGTATTGAATCGGCTTCTACTTCGATAATCTCGGCAATGATGCGGCGGTCACGAGATGTAAGCGGGTCTGTAGTTTGAGTTGCTTCTCTAGCTTGAGCTTCGAGGTAGCTATAAAATTCTGCTTGCGCTGTGGTTTGCTCGTCTATGGTGTTGCAGTAGAAGCTTTTGGGTGCTTGCTGTGCGTAAACTGATTGAGTCATAATATAGATTCCTTTTAAAGGTCAAAAGGCGATCGCACAAGTTTCCGAGGCTGGGGCGGTCGTCTTTTGTTTTCATATATCCATAATAACAACTCAGAGTACAAATATCAACTAGGAGTACAAACAGTTTTTGTAACTTCAACACGTAAGTCTGTCATAATCTCAATTAGCTCTACGTCAAGCGTTTTGGCGAGTGCCGTAATAATTTTCGTAGAAACAGACGCTGCTTCCCCATTTTCTAGCTTTCTGATGTATTCCTGGGAGCATTCCACCTGTTGACTAAGGAGCGCATCTGCAATTTCGCGTCTAGACTTCTTGCCACGCAACAATCTCAGGTTGTTCCCACATTCTTTGTTCCAAGCAAGCATTACAACCCAGTCCAAGGGAACCATAATTACCTCCTTTGTATTTTTTAATTTTACATTTGCACTTTCAGTTGTCATGTGGCAAGATAAATTTGTACTGTGAGTTCAAGCAACCAGCTTAGTTATACAAGAATTTATCGGCGGTATGAGTATTCCAGCCGTCAAATTGCTATGTCAACTTATTTTAAGGATGCGGTTGCTGATAGTACAGCAGTTTTTGTTTGCATTAACCAATCTTTGCGTTGTATGCAGCACATATAGGTAATGCCATGCTGACACTAGACCGCGAAACAACATCAGCACCCAGCTACAGCGTTTTCAATACCAGCATCAAAGAAACCTTCACCGCCATTGATCGCTTTGAATGGCAAGCAGTTGATGAAATTCTCGAAATGCGAGATCAACAACTGTATCGAGAAGCTGGCTACAAATCTTTTGAGGAATACTGCCAAGCCGAATTATCAGCCTGGGGTGGATACCGAAGAATTAACCAACTGTTAGGGGCGAAGAAAGTCAGGGACACAGCCGATGAGTTAGGTGAACATATAAAAAACGAGCGTCAAGCCCGTTCGCTGTTGCGTTTGGTCAAGGAACCAGAAAAACTAAAACAGGCTGTTGTGATCGCACTTTCTGAGAACCCCTGCCCAAGCGAATCGGACTTTGCATCTGCGGCTAACAAGGTGGTTCCGCGTCTGCCACACCAAAAAACTCAGGAACCAATGGTTCCTCAAATTCAAGAACCAGTGGTTCCTCAGATCACAGAACCATTGGTTCCTAAAACCAACACCGTCACGATTACGTCACCAACTCATCCAAGACATGGGCAATCAGGAACCATCTCAGCCGACCCACCCAATCAAAGACAGCAGATTGTTACCTTTGAGGATGGCAGCAGGGAACTGGTTAACAATGCTGATTTGAGTAATGATGCTGTTGAGCCATTTACTCCTGAGAGAACTTACCCCAAAGAATACGCCGAAGCGATCGCCCAACTCAAACAGCAGCATCAACATGAATTGGAACGGCTGGAACAGGATTTGAGGATTGGTTTACAAACGGAAGCCACAGCCCAAGCACAGCAGCAAGTACAAGAACAACTGACCGCTTTACAAAACCTGTTTCAGCAGCAGAAGGAAGAAAATATTCAGTTACAGCATCGGCTTTTCGAGTTAGAGGGACTCAGAAAGTTAGAACTGGAGAACCAGAGACTACAAAAACGTATTCAAGAATTGGAACGTGCTGTAGAAGAACGGCCTGCCCAAGAGTGGGACAATACTCTGACCAAACAAGCAACTAAGGCACTCAATAAACAAGTCAAGCAAGCTCTCGATAAAACCATTGATCTGCGATCGCTGGCTGTTGAACCACCTAAAGAAAACGCCACCGAATGCTTGCGACTGATGGGTATAGCTTTGGGTAATCTAGCCACAGCCATGAATAACACCCAAGCCCTGGAAGCTGCGGCGTTAATTCTAGGGAGTGAGCCGACACCAAGCGCGATCGCATATCGAGCCGAACAATTGCAACTGTTACCCCAAGCTGTTAGCGATATTCGGGCTGTGTTATCCAAGCCTGGGTGTAGCTGGTGGGATTATCTAGAAGTGGCGCAGGAGTATGAGGTTATCAAAAACGACTACTGGGCGGAGTTGACCCCACAAGAAGCGGAGTTAATCACTGCCCTTGAGAAAACCGAATCATCACTCATTACGGAACCATTGGTTCCTGACGAAACCTCTGCTGATTCTGGTTCTTCTGATGATGAACTGATTATTGGGCTTGGTTCCATCGTTGCCCACGCCGACATTTACTGTGCTTTGTACAACGCCAGAGGTGAAGTTATCGAAGACATGGGTGATGAAGTGTGGGTGGCTTGGCAGCATTGGCGAGACAAGCCCAAAAAGACTGACCGATATTTCAAAGATGAATTGCGGTTCTGGCAAGAAACAAAACAGTAAATAAAACTCGCACTTATATCTCTACAAGAACTGAATGCAGCATGGCTCAACTGCTGCTGATATTTTCATGCGCCAAAAATTGGAGTCAATATGAATATAATCGCATCCAATCAAGCTACTGATAGCCCTTTCGACCAAATCAAAAAAATTGATGAGCAGGGTTACGAGTATTGGTTAGCGCGTGATCTCATGTCCATTCTGGGGTATCAGCAATGGCGACAATTTGAGGATGCCATAGACAGAGCGATCGCCGCTTGCGACAACATTGGTCAAGATAGCAAAAAACACTTTTTGCGTCTACCCGCAAAAAGTTCAGGAGGTAGACCCAGAGATGATTTCAAGCTGAGTCGTCATGGTTGCTACCTAACTGCAATGAATGGAGATTCTCGAAAATCAGAAATAGCTGCTGCACAGAATTACTTTGCTTACAAAACTCATGAGGCGGAGTTATTCACCCAAAACTCAGAACTACTGACCCAACTTTTAGAACGGTTGGAACAGCGAAGTCAAATCATCAAGGAGCAAGGCAAGGCGATCGCACAACTGCAAGCTCAAGTACAAAACCTGTTACCCCCATCATCTGACTTTATGCCTCCTGGCTGGGATGAGGACGTATGGCGATCGCTACCTCCACAGGATAAAAGCCATTTTAGATTCTTGTTTCGTCGTCGAGGTTTTCGACCATCCCCCAAAAATGAACCCCTGGCCTTACCTGCTGTGGACACTGAACAAATAAAGCAGAAGCAACGCGATGAAGTAGCGCGATTAATCGGTGAAGTGTCGCCTGAAGAGAAACAGCAGTTTCAAGCAGCAAAACGCCAACAACTTCGAGAATTTTGGTCACAAGCTCCCGTTGAAAACCAGGAAAATATGCCGTTTTAGCCAAACCAGTTTTGACAAATATATAGAAGGTGGAATATGAGCAGCATTGCATCTACGGAAAGGTTTTCTGTCCTGGTCATTCTGCGCCGGGAGTATCTTGATATCACTGGTAACTTCTGTGCGGCCAAGCTGATTGAGTATTTTCGGCATTGGACAAAGTGGAAACTGAAGAACCACCGCACCCCCTGGATTTACCAGCCCCTTAAAAATATCTACACTGATCTAATGGGTGAGCATAGCCTTCA from Aulosira sp. FACHB-615 includes:
- a CDS encoding Pycsar system effector family protein — protein: MDEISSKLIAIFQNVNDWLKFAEAKNGILLAFSGAAITATITILGTTQSIPNSLKIGLFLTTILLCLCSLICSLSFLPKTNLERVLPLNRKPSQNDNLWFYGSLQKYTPRELLEALDQHYFKIGSNIIDEKKYIDIVEQITINSRIAFLKYQVFTYALYLLIASILVIPCSILISLITFHRL
- a CDS encoding helix-turn-helix domain-containing protein, producing MVPLDWVVMLAWNKECGNNLRLLRGKKSRREIADALLSQQVECSQEYIRKLENGEAASVSTKIITALAKTLDVELIEIMTDLRVEVTKTVCTPS
- a CDS encoding BRO family protein → MNIIASNQATDSPFDQIKKIDEQGYEYWLARDLMSILGYQQWRQFEDAIDRAIAACDNIGQDSKKHFLRLPAKSSGGRPRDDFKLSRHGCYLTAMNGDSRKSEIAAAQNYFAYKTHEAELFTQNSELLTQLLERLEQRSQIIKEQGKAIAQLQAQVQNLLPPSSDFMPPGWDEDVWRSLPPQDKSHFRFLFRRRGFRPSPKNEPLALPAVDTEQIKQKQRDEVARLIGEVSPEEKQQFQAAKRQQLREFWSQAPVENQENMPF
- a CDS encoding effector-associated domain EAD1-containing protein; the encoded protein is MLNSSTGKNVRLTIIHLDLVKSSTYTNPIERNGGVELTPHFILQIKNLVKESFDLVTKNSNSEYEEIQPLGGDAYRVSFQEVNDAHQFVEYFCKLVKEKDNQEPNKRKRIFRIGAATGNVIFNSSESGLDRIIGDNVLVTVSRLIGIDKAGYFYVDKETFNSLPEAAKTKFIPEVIMGKPHDNDPNIQCYSCQIFQDINELKEINKQNKETLPKELSTKERRDFREVIKSAFPNLKDLQRILDENECNNWLRNVNANQDDDNFLYDLIKKIESDGNTSIFLEILYQAKPNNSTLKNFYNRYNKQ
- a CDS encoding plasmid partition protein ParG; protein product: MQISIPDDLKKQFHAACALRGVKMSHVVVELIEQWLKVNEQTSFSESKD